In the Flavobacterium acetivorans genome, one interval contains:
- the atpD gene encoding F0F1 ATP synthase subunit beta, whose translation MSKVIGKVAQIIGPVVDVVFNGKDVELPKIYDSLEITKKDGTLLVLEVQSHIGENTVRTISMDSTDGLSRGYEVVGTGNPIQMPVGADVYGRLFNVIGDAIDGLGNLPKTGENGMSIHRQAPRFEDLSTSSEVLFTGIKVIDLIEPYSKGGKIGLFGGAGVGKTVLIQELINNIAKGHGGLSVFAGVGERTREGNDLLREMLESGIIKYGDEFMHSMENGGWDLSKVDMPGMRESKATFVFGQMNEPPGARARVALSGLSIAEYFRDGAGSDQGKDVLFFVDNIFRFTQAGSEVSALLGRMPSAVGYQPTLATEMGAMQERITSTNKGSITSVQAVYVPADDLTDPAPATTFAHLDATTVLSRKIAELGIYPAVDPLDSTSRILTPHILGDEHYNCAQRVKEILQKYKQLQDIIAILGMEELSEEDKLSVSRARRVQRFLSQPFHVAEQFTGLKGVLVDIKDTIKGFNMIIDGELDHLPESAFNLKGTIEEAIEAGEKMLAEA comes from the coding sequence ATGTCAAAAGTAATAGGAAAAGTTGCCCAAATCATTGGTCCAGTAGTTGATGTAGTTTTCAACGGTAAAGATGTTGAACTTCCAAAAATTTATGATTCATTAGAAATCACAAAAAAAGACGGTACTTTGTTAGTACTTGAAGTGCAATCTCACATTGGTGAAAACACCGTTCGTACCATTTCGATGGACTCAACAGATGGTTTGAGTAGAGGTTATGAAGTAGTTGGAACTGGAAATCCAATCCAGATGCCAGTTGGTGCTGATGTTTACGGACGTTTATTCAATGTTATTGGAGATGCAATTGATGGTTTAGGAAACTTGCCAAAAACAGGAGAAAACGGAATGTCAATTCACCGTCAAGCTCCAAGATTCGAGGATCTTTCAACTTCATCTGAAGTTTTATTCACAGGTATTAAAGTAATCGATTTAATTGAGCCTTACTCTAAAGGAGGGAAAATTGGATTATTTGGTGGTGCTGGTGTTGGTAAAACAGTATTGATTCAGGAGTTGATTAACAATATTGCAAAAGGTCACGGTGGACTTTCAGTATTCGCAGGAGTAGGAGAAAGAACTCGTGAAGGAAATGACTTACTTCGTGAGATGTTAGAGTCAGGAATTATAAAATACGGTGATGAATTCATGCACTCTATGGAAAATGGAGGATGGGATTTGTCTAAAGTTGATATGCCAGGAATGAGAGAGTCTAAAGCTACTTTCGTTTTCGGACAAATGAATGAGCCACCTGGAGCTCGTGCTCGTGTAGCACTTTCAGGATTGTCTATTGCTGAATATTTCCGTGATGGAGCTGGTTCTGATCAAGGAAAAGATGTATTGTTCTTCGTGGATAACATCTTCCGTTTTACACAAGCAGGTTCTGAGGTATCGGCACTTTTAGGTCGTATGCCATCTGCGGTAGGTTACCAACCAACATTGGCAACTGAGATGGGAGCGATGCAAGAGCGTATTACTTCTACAAATAAGGGTTCTATTACATCTGTACAAGCGGTTTACGTTCCTGCGGATGATTTAACTGACCCGGCTCCGGCTACAACATTTGCTCACCTTGATGCAACAACAGTATTGTCTCGTAAAATTGCTGAGCTAGGTATTTACCCAGCGGTAGATCCATTGGATTCTACTTCAAGAATTTTAACTCCACATATCTTAGGAGATGAGCACTATAACTGTGCGCAAAGAGTAAAAGAAATTCTTCAAAAATACAAACAATTGCAAGATATTATTGCGATTCTTGGTATGGAAGAATTATCTGAAGAAGATAAATTGTCAGTTTCTAGAGCACGTCGTGTACAACGTTTCTTGTCTCAACCATTCCACGTTGCAGAGCAATTTACAGGTTTGAAAGGTGTTTTAGTTGATATTAAAGATACAATCAAAGGATTTAACATGATTATTGACGGTGAATTAGATCACTTGCCAGAATCAGCTTTCAACCTTAAAGGAACTATCGAAGAAGCTATCGAAGCTGGAGAAAAAATGTTAGCAGAAGCTTAA
- a CDS encoding FoF1 ATP synthase subunit delta/epsilon, which translates to MLLEIVSPEASLFKGEITSVSVPGVDGAFQILNNHAPIVSLLQKGIVSITAPSFKFSKETAALFSKVNDQNYTLAISSGTIEMKDNKVIVLAD; encoded by the coding sequence ATGTTATTAGAAATAGTATCACCAGAAGCATCTTTGTTCAAAGGAGAAATAACATCTGTATCTGTACCTGGAGTTGATGGAGCTTTTCAAATTTTGAATAATCACGCGCCTATAGTTTCATTACTACAAAAAGGAATTGTGAGCATAACCGCTCCAAGTTTTAAGTTCAGTAAAGAAACAGCAGCTTTGTTCTCGAAAGTAAACGATCAGAACTATACTCTAGCTATTTCTTCAGGAACTATTGAAATGAAAGACAATAAAGTAATTGTTTTAGCTGATTAA
- a CDS encoding aminotransferase class I/II-fold pyridoxal phosphate-dependent enzyme: protein MINLSTTLKAKLDTRIQNNALRQLPEYNNLIDFASNDYLGFSKSEAIFNETHQYLVANSYLQNGATGSRLLSGNHRVYQVAESFIAQFHQSESALIFNSGYDANVGFFGAVPQRNDVVLFDELCHASIRDGIKMGNAKSFKFNHNDFENLEKLILKQLITQNSQLKNIYIVTESVFSMDGDTPNLEELVGLADKHNCYLVIDEAHALGVFGEKGEGLVQMLGLQARVFARIMTFGKGLGCHGAAILGSQELKQYLVNFARSFIYTTGLSPHSVATILIAYQYLESDKKNVESLCENIIHFNQQKNLLGLKPIFIRSKSAIQSAIIPGNEKVKSIAFQLQEKGFDVKAILSPTVPEGQERLRFCLHSFNSKQEIEEVLALLSTFVF from the coding sequence ATGATAAATCTATCTACAACCCTTAAAGCAAAACTAGATACTAGGATTCAAAATAATGCTTTGCGCCAATTACCAGAGTATAATAATTTAATCGATTTTGCATCGAATGATTATCTTGGTTTTTCGAAATCGGAAGCTATTTTTAATGAAACTCATCAGTATTTAGTAGCTAATTCGTATCTTCAAAATGGAGCCACAGGTTCACGGTTGCTTTCAGGAAATCATAGAGTATATCAAGTAGCGGAATCTTTTATTGCGCAATTCCATCAATCAGAATCGGCCTTGATATTTAATTCCGGTTATGATGCCAATGTTGGTTTTTTTGGGGCTGTACCGCAACGAAATGACGTTGTTTTGTTTGATGAACTCTGTCATGCCTCCATTCGAGACGGAATTAAAATGGGGAATGCTAAATCGTTTAAATTCAATCATAATGATTTTGAGAATTTAGAGAAATTAATTCTAAAGCAACTTATAACTCAGAACTCACAACTTAAAAACATTTACATTGTTACCGAAAGTGTTTTCTCTATGGATGGGGATACGCCAAATTTAGAAGAACTTGTTGGTTTGGCTGATAAACACAATTGTTATTTAGTCATTGATGAAGCACATGCTTTAGGTGTTTTTGGTGAGAAGGGAGAAGGATTGGTTCAAATGTTAGGTTTACAAGCCCGCGTTTTTGCCAGAATCATGACTTTTGGAAAAGGATTGGGTTGTCATGGTGCTGCGATATTGGGAAGTCAAGAATTAAAACAATATTTGGTCAATTTTGCCCGAAGTTTTATTTATACTACAGGGCTTTCTCCACATTCGGTAGCGACAATCTTGATTGCTTATCAATATTTAGAAAGCGATAAAAAGAATGTTGAATCGCTTTGTGAAAACATCATTCATTTCAATCAGCAAAAGAATTTATTGGGATTAAAACCAATTTTTATTCGAAGTAAATCGGCGATACAAAGTGCGATTATTCCAGGAAACGAAAAAGTAAAAAGTATAGCGTTTCAGCTACAAGAGAAAGGGTTTGACGTAAAAGCTATTCTTTCGCCCACAGTTCCCGAAGGTCAGGAACGATTGCGTTTTTGTTTGCATAGTTTTAATTCGAAACAAGAAATCGAAGAAGTCTTAGCTTTGTTGAGTACTTTTGTATTTTAG
- a CDS encoding GxxExxY protein, protein MSNLLHKGITDSILKTYYDVYNQLGYGFLEKVYQNAMYFELKSLGYKVEAQKPIKVYFKNQLVGEYYADLLVEDKVIVELKACELLMNAHVAQIMNYLKATEIEVGLLLNFGEDAEFKRMIYTNDRKQNKKNP, encoded by the coding sequence ATGTCAAACTTGCTTCATAAAGGAATAACAGACTCTATTTTAAAGACTTATTATGATGTATATAATCAGTTGGGTTATGGTTTTCTGGAGAAAGTTTACCAAAATGCAATGTATTTTGAGTTAAAATCTTTGGGTTATAAAGTGGAAGCACAGAAACCGATAAAAGTCTATTTTAAAAATCAATTAGTTGGTGAATATTATGCTGATTTATTGGTTGAAGACAAGGTGATAGTTGAACTCAAAGCTTGTGAATTGCTTATGAATGCTCACGTTGCACAAATAATGAATTATCTTAAAGCGACTGAAATTGAAGTTGGCTTATTATTAAATTTTGGAGAAGATGCAGAATTCAAACGTATGATTTATACAAACGATAGAAAACAAAACAAAAAAAATCCGTGA
- the bioD gene encoding dethiobiotin synthase, protein MKLFITGISTDVGKTIASAIIVEALEADYWKPIQAGDLDNSDSHKIKSYISNDKTIIHENSYKLNTPASPHLAAELDGITIDLKKIKEPNPDSYRDKNHLVIEGAGGIFVPINEKDCIVDLIQKDYKVIIVSRHYLGSINHTLLTIEALKNRKINIAGIIFSGEENKSSESIIQNKTGVKCIGRIEQEPYFDQNVISEYADLFRDNLLNL, encoded by the coding sequence ATGAAACTATTTATAACAGGAATATCTACCGATGTAGGCAAAACGATCGCCTCAGCCATAATTGTCGAAGCTCTCGAAGCCGATTATTGGAAACCCATTCAAGCGGGCGATTTGGACAATTCTGATAGTCATAAAATCAAGAGTTATATTTCAAACGACAAAACCATTATTCACGAAAACAGCTATAAACTCAACACGCCAGCCAGTCCACATCTTGCCGCTGAATTGGACGGAATTACTATTGATTTAAAAAAAATAAAAGAACCCAATCCCGATAGCTATCGGGACAAAAACCATCTCGTTATTGAAGGTGCCGGAGGTATTTTTGTTCCAATAAATGAAAAGGATTGCATTGTCGATTTGATTCAAAAGGATTATAAAGTAATTATTGTTTCTAGACATTATTTAGGAAGTATCAACCATACTTTGTTGACAATTGAAGCCTTAAAAAACAGGAAAATAAACATTGCAGGAATTATTTTTAGTGGCGAGGAAAACAAATCTTCTGAAAGTATAATTCAGAATAAAACTGGCGTCAAATGTATTGGAAGAATAGAACAAGAACCTTATTTTGATCAAAACGTTATTAGTGAATACGCTGATTTGTTTCGTGATAATTTATTAAATTTATAA
- the bioA gene encoding adenosylmethionine--8-amino-7-oxononanoate transaminase, which yields MNLIEKDSQYLWHPYTQHKTASLPIAITKGEGALLWDENNKEYIDAIASWWVNPYGHSNQFIADAIYKQLTTLEHVLFGGFTHEPAVVLAEKLMAILPENQQKIFFSDNGSTAVEVAIKVALQYFFNKGEKRTTIIAFENAFHGDTFAAMAASGISFYTQAFQGMFIDVVRIPVPVKGQEQVSFEALKKVIQDHNCAGFIFEPLVQGAAGMVMYEPEALDELIKICQENHVITIADEVMTGFGKTGKTFAMDYATQKPDIMCLSKALTGGTIPMAITTFTQEIFEAFYDDDINKALFHGHTFTANPTGCAAALASLELLQTPEMQSNLERVNASHLAFQEHIKTHPKVTATRVLGVVFALEIKKESDESYYGTMRNKLYNFFIENGVILRPVGNIVYILPPYIMTNEQLQKVYQVVENALEIV from the coding sequence ATGAACTTAATAGAAAAAGACAGCCAATATCTTTGGCATCCTTATACGCAACACAAAACAGCCTCACTTCCTATTGCTATTACAAAAGGTGAAGGAGCTTTGCTTTGGGACGAAAACAACAAAGAATACATCGATGCTATTGCTTCTTGGTGGGTGAACCCATACGGACACAGTAATCAATTTATTGCCGATGCGATTTATAAACAGCTGACGACCTTAGAACACGTTTTGTTCGGTGGATTTACACACGAACCGGCAGTAGTTTTAGCTGAGAAACTGATGGCAATTTTACCTGAAAATCAGCAGAAAATATTCTTTTCAGATAATGGTTCGACAGCGGTGGAAGTAGCTATAAAAGTAGCTTTGCAATATTTTTTCAATAAAGGAGAGAAACGAACCACCATTATTGCTTTCGAAAATGCTTTTCACGGTGATACTTTTGCGGCAATGGCCGCAAGCGGAATTTCTTTTTACACTCAGGCTTTTCAAGGCATGTTTATCGATGTGGTTCGTATTCCAGTTCCGGTAAAAGGACAGGAACAAGTGAGTTTTGAGGCTTTGAAAAAAGTGATTCAAGATCATAATTGTGCCGGTTTTATATTTGAACCTTTGGTTCAGGGAGCAGCCGGAATGGTGATGTACGAGCCAGAAGCATTGGATGAATTAATCAAGATTTGCCAAGAGAATCATGTAATTACCATTGCTGATGAAGTCATGACTGGTTTTGGTAAAACCGGAAAAACCTTTGCTATGGATTATGCAACACAAAAACCGGATATTATGTGTTTGTCTAAGGCATTGACAGGAGGAACGATTCCGATGGCGATTACTACTTTTACTCAGGAAATATTCGAAGCTTTTTATGACGATGATATCAATAAAGCTTTGTTTCACGGTCATACTTTTACTGCCAATCCTACGGGTTGTGCCGCGGCTTTGGCGAGTTTAGAATTATTGCAAACTCCGGAAATGCAGTCGAATTTGGAAAGGGTAAACGCCAGTCATTTGGCTTTTCAAGAGCATATCAAGACGCATCCTAAAGTCACCGCTACCCGTGTTTTGGGAGTTGTTTTTGCTTTAGAAATAAAAAAGGAAAGCGACGAGAGTTATTATGGAACTATGCGTAATAAACTTTATAATTTCTTCATTGAAAACGGAGTGATTCTTCGTCCCGTTGGTAATATTGTCTATATTTTACCACCTTATATTATGACTAATGAGCAGTTGCAAAAAGTATATCAAGTGGTCGAAAATGCTTTAGAAATTGTATAA
- a CDS encoding beta-ketoacyl synthase N-terminal-like domain-containing protein, with translation MSKTISITAIASVSPLGNKPKVIWENYLKNTHFFEKQVLDHKETLTAVLGEDSKVLVAAMRDSDIKYKALDKSVLYAMLASRKAIESAGWGQQDIFGINIGSSRGATDLFEKHHLEYLESGKAQTLASPTTTLGNISSWIAHDLQSIGPEISHSITCSTALHAVLNGVAWLRAGMADKFLVGGSEAPLTDFTIAQMRALKIYSNIDERQPELAEWPNRALDLEKKQNTMILGEGAAVCCLEIGKKENALAFIEGIGYATEILEHNISISAEATCFQKSMKMALQDTDLSAVDAIVMHAPGTIKGDLTEYRAIEKVFGKNLPLLTTNKWKIGHTFGASGILSMELAIMMMQHNQFIGVPFAKAQNQTRNIKKVLVNAVGFGGNAVSVLLSL, from the coding sequence TTGTCAAAAACCATTTCTATAACTGCAATCGCTTCTGTTTCCCCTTTAGGAAATAAGCCAAAAGTCATTTGGGAGAATTATCTAAAGAATACTCATTTTTTTGAAAAACAAGTGCTGGATCATAAAGAAACATTGACAGCTGTGCTTGGTGAAGATTCTAAAGTGCTTGTTGCGGCTATGCGTGATTCAGATATTAAATACAAAGCCTTGGATAAATCGGTTTTGTATGCTATGCTGGCTTCTCGAAAAGCGATTGAAAGTGCCGGATGGGGACAGCAAGATATTTTTGGGATAAACATAGGTTCTTCTCGTGGTGCCACTGATTTATTTGAAAAGCACCATCTTGAATATCTGGAATCGGGTAAAGCGCAGACATTGGCTTCGCCAACAACGACTTTGGGTAATATCTCTTCTTGGATTGCCCATGATTTGCAAAGTATCGGACCCGAAATTTCTCATTCTATTACTTGTTCGACGGCATTGCATGCGGTATTGAATGGTGTAGCTTGGTTACGTGCAGGAATGGCTGATAAATTCCTTGTTGGAGGAAGCGAGGCTCCTTTGACTGATTTTACAATAGCCCAGATGCGAGCGTTGAAGATTTATTCGAATATAGATGAACGTCAGCCTGAGCTTGCCGAATGGCCAAATCGGGCCTTGGACTTAGAGAAAAAACAAAATACGATGATTCTGGGCGAAGGAGCAGCTGTTTGCTGTCTTGAAATCGGGAAAAAAGAAAATGCGCTGGCTTTTATTGAAGGAATTGGTTATGCGACTGAAATTTTGGAACATAATATTTCTATTTCGGCAGAAGCTACTTGTTTCCAAAAATCGATGAAAATGGCATTGCAAGACACAGATTTATCAGCCGTAGATGCGATTGTTATGCATGCTCCTGGAACTATTAAAGGGGATTTGACAGAATATAGAGCGATAGAGAAAGTTTTTGGTAAAAACCTTCCTTTATTGACCACTAATAAATGGAAAATTGGTCACACCTTCGGAGCATCGGGTATATTGAGTATGGAGCTGGCTATAATGATGATGCAACACAATCAGTTTATTGGAGTTCCTTTTGCAAAAGCACAAAATCAAACAAGAAATATCAAGAAAGTATTGGTGAATGCGGTGGGTTTTGGAGGGAATGCTGTGAGTGTTTTGTTGTCTCTATAA
- a CDS encoding regulatory protein RecX, with amino-acid sequence MKDIFSIKEAIQKIEHYCAYQDRCHEEVEQKLRSMKMDSEEISSIITHLIKDNFLNEERFACSFARGKHRIKHWGKIRIVNELKYRGINQTLINIALKEISPDEYISTFDSLAEKHWESIRETNIQKKRKKFCDYLLRRGFESNLVYEKVKELELL; translated from the coding sequence ATGAAAGACATTTTTTCCATCAAAGAGGCCATCCAAAAAATAGAACATTATTGTGCTTATCAAGACCGCTGCCATGAAGAAGTGGAGCAGAAATTGAGAAGTATGAAAATGGATTCTGAAGAAATCAGTTCCATTATTACGCATCTTATCAAGGACAATTTTCTCAATGAAGAACGTTTTGCCTGCAGTTTTGCCCGAGGAAAACACCGCATCAAACATTGGGGTAAAATCAGAATTGTAAATGAATTAAAATACAGAGGTATCAATCAGACATTGATTAATATTGCCCTAAAAGAGATTAGCCCAGATGAATACATTAGTACTTTTGATTCATTGGCAGAAAAACATTGGGAATCGATAAGAGAAACCAACATTCAAAAAAAACGAAAAAAATTTTGTGATTATTTACTCCGTCGCGGCTTTGAAAGTAATTTGGTTTATGAAAAAGTAAAGGAATTAGAATTACTCTAA
- a CDS encoding T9SS sorting signal type C domain-containing protein, producing the protein MRQICTIISFVFFFLTFFFSIDTKAQCSITASVSTSTLSCGTVPLSNCGAFLYIGDDTNTMTLTIDSGFNLSCLGPINLVVRDKAILLFGTGANDRITLAEGSSITVNAGGKLDGGNQCTASDRIYIGDQLVSTCNGQANSNSSFSDLESLGGTGAATSNSPVCVGGLVNLTATPPPNGVFSYSWTGPNSFTSTAQNPSFLAGSNAVGGVYNVVMTRQSDNKVAYGHTTVVVNSSPVITVQPTDQLDCEKRDVNFKVVATGTSLVYSWQYKKTGDLGFTSISLATTNVSNFDTNVITVKNVGSAQFPNGTQFQAVVSNGTCSVTSSVATLSVNELVNITSPALTPVQSIVNVKLCYGASYSYTAVVSNASNGPVLYKWKRSVVSGVWTDVVDGAHFSGASTATLSISNGTPAESGEYRVYVTFNNSTTQCSVDSSTRTRLITFLPQLTVPQTTIIQPDCISATGSITVAVQSETDVYSFDNGASYQASNTKSALTAGIYKVIIKNSAGCISTVTDCVIKAAVESKWNGSSWFPNVPTVSDKIVFEGNYSENQDLVGCSCEVKSGAVVIPNGRTLTLTNGLIVSGGSLTFDNNSSLVQIADNAINMGNIIYRRYTAPVKRYDFTYWSSPVVGQTLHDLSPNTFYDKYYSFNPDKGWVIHVNGTISMEAAKGYSIRAPQSFSITEASIDSNPKFIGVPNNGIKTVSLEGDKSYLIGNPYPSAIDADEFLIYNSTALEGTLYFWTHNSPPSSAVAGNATYNYTANDYASYNLTGGIKTTISARTDSDTNDPNNNNNLNLPTGKIAAGQAFFASSSISGGLVTFNNSMRISGGPSGNDNAQFFRFKSTSKSTNAKTLEKNRIWLNLTNQQGAFKQTLIGYITGATNNNEGFFDGISYDGNQFVDFYSINENLNLTIQGRALPFQENDTVRLGYKTSVKGDFQVSIDRTDGQLASQDVFLEDKLIGVFHDLKKEAYSFTTEKGVFNDRFVLRYNNSNMLKVVSGMDDKVLVLVQDKVIKISSADGFIEKIAIYDVSGSRVFYKEDVNDASLTVSNVVSGEQVLIVNVVLKNGSTVSKKIIY; encoded by the coding sequence ATGAGACAAATTTGTACTATTATTAGTTTTGTTTTTTTCTTTTTAACATTTTTCTTTTCAATTGATACTAAAGCACAATGTTCTATTACGGCATCTGTAAGTACAAGCACATTATCATGTGGTACTGTACCCTTAAGTAATTGTGGTGCATTTTTATATATTGGGGATGATACCAATACGATGACTTTGACGATTGATTCAGGATTTAATCTTAGTTGTTTGGGGCCAATTAATCTTGTTGTTAGAGATAAGGCTATACTATTATTTGGAACTGGAGCTAATGATAGAATAACACTGGCAGAAGGCTCTAGTATTACCGTTAATGCAGGTGGGAAACTTGATGGTGGGAATCAATGCACAGCATCTGATAGGATTTATATAGGAGACCAGTTGGTATCGACTTGTAATGGTCAAGCCAATTCAAATAGTAGTTTTAGTGATTTAGAATCTTTGGGAGGGACAGGAGCTGCAACATCAAATTCGCCAGTATGTGTAGGGGGGCTTGTTAATCTTACTGCTACTCCACCGCCCAATGGGGTTTTTAGCTATTCGTGGACAGGGCCTAATTCTTTTACAAGTACGGCTCAAAATCCTAGTTTTCTGGCTGGTTCTAATGCAGTTGGGGGTGTTTACAATGTTGTAATGACCAGACAATCTGATAATAAAGTTGCTTACGGCCATACTACGGTGGTTGTTAATTCATCTCCTGTAATCACAGTACAACCTACGGATCAATTGGATTGTGAAAAGCGTGATGTTAATTTTAAGGTGGTTGCTACGGGTACGAGTTTAGTTTATTCGTGGCAATATAAAAAAACTGGGGATTTGGGTTTTACTTCCATTTCCTTAGCTACAACAAATGTGAGTAATTTTGATACTAATGTGATTACTGTAAAGAATGTTGGTAGTGCTCAATTTCCAAATGGCACACAATTCCAAGCCGTTGTTTCTAATGGGACTTGTAGTGTCACTTCCAGTGTTGCTACTCTTTCAGTGAATGAATTAGTCAATATAACATCGCCAGCTTTGACTCCGGTTCAATCTATAGTGAATGTGAAGCTTTGTTACGGAGCAAGTTATTCGTATACAGCGGTAGTTTCTAATGCTTCCAATGGGCCCGTTCTCTACAAATGGAAACGATCTGTTGTCTCTGGAGTATGGACTGATGTTGTTGATGGGGCTCATTTTTCAGGAGCTTCAACTGCAACATTGAGTATTAGTAACGGAACGCCGGCAGAGTCAGGGGAATATCGGGTTTATGTCACTTTTAATAATTCGACAACCCAATGCTCAGTGGATAGTTCGACAAGAACACGTTTGATAACTTTTTTACCTCAGTTGACAGTGCCTCAAACAACTATTATTCAGCCGGATTGTATATCAGCTACAGGGTCAATTACAGTGGCGGTGCAGAGTGAAACAGATGTTTATAGTTTTGATAATGGAGCGAGTTACCAAGCAAGTAATACTAAATCAGCTTTGACCGCAGGAATTTATAAGGTAATTATAAAAAACAGTGCTGGTTGTATTTCTACTGTTACCGATTGTGTCATAAAAGCAGCGGTAGAATCAAAATGGAATGGGAGTTCATGGTTTCCAAATGTTCCTACAGTTTCTGATAAGATTGTTTTTGAGGGAAATTATTCTGAAAACCAAGATTTAGTTGGTTGTTCGTGTGAGGTAAAATCAGGTGCTGTTGTTATTCCAAACGGAAGAACGCTCACGCTAACTAATGGATTAATTGTTTCAGGAGGGTCATTGACTTTTGACAATAATTCAAGTCTGGTTCAAATTGCCGATAATGCAATAAATATGGGAAATATCATTTACAGACGCTATACGGCTCCTGTAAAAAGATATGATTTTACTTATTGGTCTTCACCAGTGGTCGGGCAAACATTGCATGATTTATCTCCAAATACGTTCTATGATAAGTATTATAGCTTTAACCCTGATAAAGGTTGGGTGATACATGTCAATGGTACTATAAGTATGGAAGCGGCAAAAGGATATAGTATACGAGCACCGCAAAGTTTCAGTATTACAGAAGCTAGTATTGACTCTAATCCTAAATTTATAGGAGTGCCTAATAATGGAATAAAAACCGTCTCACTTGAGGGTGACAAGTCTTATCTTATAGGGAATCCATATCCTTCAGCCATAGATGCTGATGAGTTTTTGATCTATAATTCGACAGCTTTGGAAGGGACTCTTTATTTTTGGACTCATAACTCCCCGCCCAGTAGTGCTGTGGCTGGCAATGCTACTTATAATTATACTGCTAACGATTATGCATCCTACAATCTTACTGGCGGGATTAAAACTACTATTTCAGCCAGAACAGATTCAGATACAAATGATCCGAATAACAATAATAATCTGAATTTGCCAACAGGTAAAATTGCTGCTGGACAGGCTTTTTTTGCTTCAAGCAGTATTTCAGGTGGTTTAGTTACCTTCAATAACAGTATGCGTATTTCTGGAGGGCCATCAGGCAATGATAATGCACAGTTTTTTAGATTTAAATCAACATCAAAATCAACCAATGCTAAGACATTAGAAAAAAACCGTATTTGGTTGAATTTAACTAATCAACAAGGTGCTTTCAAACAGACTTTAATTGGATACATTACTGGAGCAACAAATAATAATGAAGGTTTTTTTGATGGAATAAGTTATGACGGAAATCAGTTTGTGGATTTTTATAGTATAAATGAGAACTTAAATTTAACGATTCAAGGTCGGGCCTTACCATTTCAAGAGAATGATACAGTACGATTGGGTTATAAAACTTCGGTCAAAGGAGATTTTCAAGTAAGCATCGACCGTACAGATGGTCAATTAGCTTCGCAAGATGTATTTCTAGAAGATAAATTGATAGGCGTTTTTCATGATTTAAAAAAAGAAGCCTATAGCTTCACCACAGAAAAAGGTGTTTTTAATGACCGATTTGTATTGCGTTATAACAATAGTAATATGTTGAAAGTCGTTTCAGGTATGGATGATAAGGTGCTCGTTTTGGTTCAGGATAAAGTAATAAAAATCAGTTCAGCGGATGGTTTTATAGAAAAAATTGCGATCTATGATGTTAGTGGCAGTAGGGTTTTTTATAAAGAAGATGTGAATGATGCTAGTTTAACAGTTTCTAATGTGGTTTCTGGTGAGCAGGTATTAATTGTGAATGTGGTTTTGAAAAATGGCTCAACAGTTAGTAAAAAAATCATTTATTAA